A portion of the Lolium rigidum isolate FL_2022 chromosome 1, APGP_CSIRO_Lrig_0.1, whole genome shotgun sequence genome contains these proteins:
- the LOC124683915 gene encoding uncharacterized protein LOC124683915 — protein sequence MESRPSKVGQDRDRISALPDDLLLAILERLTLHEAVRAGAVSTRWRHLPHQLSRVDLDVDNFQFQGRAPLESMDAFAGAVCRLLDCKCDCNSKRSIKTLGLRFHLSAPNPTSIGRAVEDTVSRGHTECLEFEVLPPTSDSDLTAVGRTELGQQFMSFSHACPIAFRWLTDLWLTSLDLGDADLPSLMGACDRLQHLSLTSCTFGWHSALEIDVPNSAIQSLEFVRCSCMRIELVSLPKLTHLMCECWNSENAPLRLGYVPQLRSVILCSHAGVGQAPFALSECLTTDVTSLSQLHLNFSCQMIWIKPEHPKLLTPIFRNLKDLWLWHIFPECDLNWTLFILEAAPALQMFIPLSRARHSCVKTSEFSAEKANVVWEPSKDLKHLNLRLLVMIGFEEEDKATNYIRFVMERAVGLRGIMLCGSKTCVACDAIDLESPTRYEADKACRCRIKERLTHGSSSSVKIINCDRDGNELVIINLIDEVLKGQSCCWSDSV from the exons ATGGAGTCACGGCCGTCCAAAGTCGGCCAAGATAGAGATCGAATCAGCGCATTACCGGACGATCTCCTCCTCGCAATCCTCGAACGCCTCACCCTGCATGAGGCGGTCCGCGCCGGCGCGGTCTCCACGCGGTGGCGGCACCTCCCGCACCAGCTCTCGCGCGTGGACCTCGACGTCGACAACTTCCAGTTCCAGGGCAGAGCGCCGCTCGAGAGCATGGACGCGTTCGCGGGTGCGGTGTGCAGGTTGCTGGATTGCAAGTGCGACTGCAACAGCAAGCGTTCCATCAAGACCCTCGGCCTCCGCTTCCACCTCTCAGCCCCTAACCCGACCTCCATCGGCCGCGCCGTCGAGGACACCGTGAGCCGTGGCCACACCGAATGCCTCGAGTTCGAGGTACTTCCGCCTACATCTGACTCTGACCTGACAGCCGTCGGCCGCACCGAGCTTGGTCAGCAATTCATGTCCTTCTCTCATGCCTGCCCCATCGCCTTCCGGTGGCTCACCGACCTATGGCTCACGAGCCTCGACCTCGGGGACGCCGACCTGCCCAGCCTCATGGGCGCTTGCGATAGGCTCCAGCACCTCTCCTTAACATCCTGCACATTCGGTTGGCACTCTGCGCTCGAGATCGACGTGCCCAACTCTGCAATTCAGAGCCTCGAATTCGTCCGCTGTAGTTGCATGCGGATCGAGCTTGTTTCTCTGCCAAAGCTGACGCATCTCATGTGCGAGTGTTGGAACTCCGAGAACGCCCCGCTGCGCCTCGGCTATGTACCTCAACTTCGCTCCGTGATCCTCTGTTCTCATGCAGGGGTGGGGCAGGCGCCCTTCGCGCTCAGCGAGTGCCTCACAACGGATGTCACGAGCCTGTCGCAGCTGCATCTTAATTTTAGCTGCCAAATG ATTTGGATTAAGCCTGAACATCCGAAACTGCTCACTCCTATATTCCGCAATCTCAAGGATTTGTGGCTTTGGCATATCTTTCCTGAGTGTGATCTGAACTGGACCCTGTTTATCCTTGAAGCTGCACCTGCACTGCAAATGTTTATA CCTTTAAGCCGGGCTCGTCATTCATGCGTCAAAACGTCCGAGTTCAGTGCCGAGAAGGCCAACGTGGTGTGGGAACCATCCAAGGATCTGAAGCACCTGAACTTAAGGTTGCTGGTGATGATAGGGTTCGAGGAGGAAGACAAGGCGACAAACTATATAAGATTTGTCATGGAACGAGCTGTGGGGTTGCGTGGAATCATGTTGTGTGGTAGTAAAACTTGCGTGGCATGCGATGCCATCGACCTTGAGTCCCCGACAAGATACGAGGCGGATAAAGCCTGCAGGTGTCGCATTAAGGAGCGACTCACACATGGATCCTCTTCGTCCGTGAAGATAATTAACTGCGATCGAGATGGAAATGAACTGGTAATAATTAATCTCATAGATGAAGTGCTCAAAGGTCAGAGCTGCTGCTGGAGTGATAGCGTATGA